In one Ferroacidibacillus organovorans genomic region, the following are encoded:
- a CDS encoding demethylmenaquinone methyltransferase, protein MADTSKAEFVHDVFATIARQYDVMNSVLSFNQHKLWRKFAMKKMQIKKGEHCLDVATGTGDWAISMADAVGPTGKVVGIDFCQEMLDIALPKIHQRGLSNVTTLMLGNAMALPFSSDEFNYATIGFALRNVPDLDQVLREMCRVVKPGGLVVSLELSKPSNRIFRTVYYAYFNHVLPFLGRTVVGNDQPYRWLPESLKPFPDRFALAKRFADAGLERVEHYALLGGICALHIGYKPKISA, encoded by the coding sequence ATGGCGGACACATCAAAGGCAGAATTTGTTCACGATGTATTTGCAACGATTGCAAGACAATATGATGTCATGAATTCTGTCTTAAGCTTCAATCAGCATAAGCTGTGGCGTAAATTCGCCATGAAAAAAATGCAGATAAAAAAAGGCGAACATTGTTTGGATGTCGCGACGGGTACTGGAGACTGGGCGATTTCGATGGCGGATGCCGTTGGACCCACAGGAAAAGTCGTGGGGATTGATTTTTGTCAAGAAATGCTCGATATTGCACTGCCAAAAATACACCAACGCGGGTTGTCTAATGTGACAACATTGATGCTTGGGAATGCCATGGCTCTGCCATTTTCGTCTGATGAGTTTAATTATGCTACAATCGGTTTTGCGCTTAGAAACGTCCCCGACCTGGACCAGGTGTTGCGTGAAATGTGTCGTGTTGTAAAACCAGGTGGACTTGTCGTCTCTCTAGAACTCTCAAAGCCGTCAAATCGTATTTTTCGTACGGTCTATTATGCGTATTTCAATCACGTTTTACCGTTTTTGGGACGAACGGTGGTTGGCAATGACCAACCTTATCGCTGGTTGCCGGAGAGCTTAAAACCATTTCCCGACCGTTTTGCTCTGGCTAAGCGATTTGCGGATGCGGGACTCGAACGCGTGGAGCACTATGCGCTTTTGGGCGGGATTTGTGCACTGCATATCGGATATAAGCCGAAAATATCTGCATGA
- the ndk gene encoding nucleoside-diphosphate kinase, whose protein sequence is MERSFIMVKPDGVQRGLVGDIINRFEKKGFTLVGAKLMQVSKERAEKHYEEHKERPFFGELVSFITSSPVFAMVWEGEHVISTARAMMGKTNPIDAAPGTIRGDYAVSVGMNIIHGSDSEESAAREIALWFSNEELTSLDKTISRWI, encoded by the coding sequence ATGGAGCGCAGTTTTATCATGGTAAAGCCGGATGGAGTACAGCGCGGTTTGGTTGGGGATATCATAAATCGCTTCGAAAAGAAGGGATTTACTCTCGTAGGCGCAAAACTTATGCAGGTTTCAAAAGAGCGCGCAGAAAAACACTACGAAGAACATAAAGAACGTCCATTTTTCGGGGAACTTGTTTCGTTTATTACGTCTTCCCCGGTGTTTGCCATGGTTTGGGAAGGTGAGCATGTCATCTCAACTGCACGCGCGATGATGGGCAAAACCAATCCAATCGATGCGGCCCCTGGCACCATCCGCGGAGACTACGCCGTGAGTGTCGGAATGAATATCATTCACGGCAGTGACTCAGAAGAGAGTGCCGCGCGTGAGATTGCACTTTGGTTCTCAAACGAAGAATTGACCTCGCTGGACAAAACGATCAGCCGCTGGATTTAA
- a CDS encoding acyl-CoA synthetase, whose translation MNYNFSTHVENYQLNHPDQLAIVALSQDGGERRLTYRELFDLVKGTQEQFAREGIKQGDRVLVMVGRGVESYQIYLALLRMGAVIMPGSEMLRAKDIAYRLRHAQATVVVTAEHIADEVEAAVDQSSVKKIAVDFIRDGFVTLYSTQSATQNMPAADTDEKDMAFISYTSGTTGGPKGVVHVHGWAKAHLANAATYWFDAAPNEWAWATAGPGWAKWVWSPFVSILGKGGTAFIYVGRFDPQVYLSLMEAYPISLLCATPTEYRLMAKSQAIKTWKPQALRSAVSAGEPLNREVIDAFRSACGVLVRDGYGQTENSLLVATQVGMELKPGSMGKPTPQSEVAVLDDDGNILNTGEIGHIAVKKTLPTLFQGYLYDPERTAKAFLGDYYITGDLGRFDDDGYLWFEGRSDDMIISAGYTIGPFEVEDALVSHPAVAECAAVASPDDERGHIVKAFIIVKAGVEPTDQLKEELKDYVKRVTAPYKYPREIEFVTDLPKTASGKIRRIELRTAEKQRKNKVL comes from the coding sequence ATGAACTACAATTTTTCGACACATGTTGAAAATTATCAGCTAAATCACCCTGATCAATTGGCGATTGTCGCACTTTCGCAAGATGGAGGTGAGCGTCGCCTGACCTATCGGGAACTGTTTGACCTTGTCAAAGGAACCCAAGAACAGTTTGCAAGAGAAGGCATAAAGCAGGGCGATCGCGTCCTTGTCATGGTTGGGCGCGGCGTTGAATCGTATCAAATCTACTTGGCGCTTCTTCGCATGGGTGCAGTCATCATGCCAGGTTCTGAGATGCTGCGCGCCAAAGATATTGCGTATCGACTTCGCCACGCGCAAGCGACAGTGGTTGTGACTGCAGAGCATATCGCTGATGAGGTTGAAGCGGCTGTCGATCAATCCAGTGTAAAAAAGATTGCCGTTGATTTTATCCGTGACGGATTCGTCACGCTGTATTCCACGCAAAGCGCCACCCAGAACATGCCTGCCGCTGATACAGATGAAAAAGACATGGCTTTCATCTCCTATACATCCGGCACAACGGGTGGGCCAAAGGGGGTCGTGCATGTTCACGGATGGGCAAAAGCGCATCTTGCAAACGCTGCAACCTATTGGTTTGACGCGGCACCAAACGAGTGGGCGTGGGCTACGGCAGGACCTGGATGGGCAAAGTGGGTGTGGAGCCCGTTTGTATCGATTCTGGGAAAAGGCGGCACCGCTTTCATCTACGTCGGGCGATTTGATCCACAAGTCTATCTGTCACTTATGGAAGCGTATCCAATTTCTCTTTTATGTGCGACACCGACCGAGTATCGACTGATGGCAAAAAGCCAGGCGATCAAGACGTGGAAACCACAAGCGCTACGCAGTGCGGTGAGCGCGGGAGAACCGCTCAACCGCGAAGTGATTGACGCGTTCAGATCTGCTTGTGGCGTGTTGGTTCGCGATGGCTATGGCCAGACAGAAAACTCGCTGCTTGTCGCGACGCAAGTCGGAATGGAGTTAAAACCCGGTTCGATGGGCAAACCGACGCCACAGAGTGAGGTTGCCGTTCTGGACGATGACGGAAATATCTTAAACACGGGTGAGATAGGGCACATCGCAGTCAAAAAGACGTTGCCCACGTTGTTTCAAGGGTATCTCTACGATCCTGAGCGAACAGCAAAAGCGTTTCTTGGAGATTATTATATAACGGGAGACCTTGGCCGATTTGACGATGACGGCTATCTGTGGTTTGAGGGACGCTCAGATGACATGATCATTAGCGCTGGATACACGATCGGGCCATTTGAGGTAGAAGACGCGCTCGTTAGCCATCCAGCCGTTGCCGAGTGTGCGGCGGTTGCCAGCCCTGACGATGAGCGCGGACATATTGTCAAAGCGTTTATCATCGTCAAAGCCGGGGTTGAACCTACGGATCAATTAAAAGAAGAATTGAAAGACTATGTAAAACGTGTTACGGCACCCTATAAGTACCCCCGCGAGATTGAGTTTGTCACTGATCTTCCAAAAACGGCAAGCGGTAAAATCCGTCGGATCGAGCTGCGAACAGCAGAAAAGCAACGCAAGAACAAGGTGCTCTAA
- the mtrB gene encoding trp RNA-binding attenuation protein MtrB, with protein MEDYVVIKAKQSGVQVIGLTRGHDTKFNHLEKLDKNEVMLAQFTEYTSAIKVRGPAVIYTKLGTIDTEE; from the coding sequence GTGGAAGATTACGTCGTGATCAAAGCGAAACAAAGCGGAGTGCAAGTCATAGGCCTTACAAGAGGACACGATACAAAGTTCAACCATCTCGAAAAACTGGATAAAAATGAAGTGATGTTGGCACAGTTTACGGAGTACACTTCTGCGATCAAAGTTCGCGGTCCCGCCGTGATTTATACAAAACTAGGGACGATTGACACAGAAGAGTAG
- a CDS encoding DNA-3-methyladenine glycosylase I: MSDVDAQPTDQLGRIELVKSTDERLRCAWCTNDPLYLRYHDEEWGVPHYDDILLFEMLVLEMMQAGLSFLTVLKKRERFREVFEGFDPERIAMFTGDKVEQLMSDEGIIRNRKKILATIENAKLYREIQQSMGGFSNYLWSFTGARVISRRADQEGMVPSRTELSDRLSQDLKKRGFTFVGSTICYAYLQATGVVMDHTAHCFRACELGSISSAQ; the protein is encoded by the coding sequence ATGAGCGACGTCGACGCGCAACCAACCGATCAACTTGGCCGGATTGAACTCGTCAAAAGCACTGATGAGCGCTTGCGCTGCGCATGGTGCACGAATGATCCGCTCTATCTAAGGTATCACGATGAAGAGTGGGGCGTACCCCACTATGATGACATACTGTTGTTTGAAATGCTCGTACTTGAGATGATGCAAGCAGGACTCAGTTTTTTGACAGTCCTCAAAAAACGCGAGCGATTTCGTGAGGTGTTTGAAGGTTTTGACCCGGAACGTATCGCAATGTTCACAGGCGACAAAGTTGAACAATTGATGAGTGACGAAGGCATCATACGCAATCGCAAAAAAATCCTTGCAACGATTGAAAACGCGAAGCTCTATCGCGAGATTCAGCAGTCCATGGGCGGTTTCTCAAACTATCTCTGGTCGTTTACAGGAGCACGCGTCATTTCGCGCCGAGCAGACCAGGAAGGAATGGTGCCTTCCCGCACGGAGTTGTCGGATCGCCTGAGTCAAGATCTCAAAAAAAGAGGATTTACCTTTGTGGGCAGCACCATTTGTTACGCCTACCTACAGGCCACAGGCGTTGTCATGGATCACACTGCGCACTGCTTTCGCGCGTGTGAATTAGGATCAATTTCATCTGCGCAATGA
- a CDS encoding polyprenyl synthetase family protein, whose product MNQSSNVAQLYQHLEGDLTRVEDRLKEALKCENKELQDAAMHLLSAGGKRLRPVFVLLAGTFGDYDFDRLSKVAVGLELIHMASLVHDDVIDDASTRRGTPTVKSLYGNRMSMYTGDFIFAQSLQVLTSIQDHRFHAILSSAIHRMTLGEIEQIKDLYNLDQTVRHYLHRIRRKTAFLIEMSCVLGAHATNAIPAHCNALRRFGYFAGMAFQITDDLLDLTSTKERLGKPVGSDLRQGNVTLPVLLALREKETGAELRNLITPDMSEQAVEHAVHLIKSSSGLSNAQKLADRYLVKASESLAMLPPTSARLSLAALATYIGKREH is encoded by the coding sequence GTGAACCAAAGCAGCAATGTAGCTCAACTGTACCAACATCTTGAAGGCGATCTCACGCGTGTCGAAGATCGCTTGAAAGAGGCACTCAAATGTGAAAATAAAGAACTTCAGGATGCGGCGATGCATCTCCTTTCGGCCGGCGGCAAACGCTTGCGTCCTGTGTTTGTCTTACTGGCAGGCACATTTGGCGACTATGATTTTGATCGATTGTCAAAGGTGGCCGTTGGTCTCGAACTCATTCACATGGCGTCGCTTGTTCATGACGATGTGATTGACGACGCATCGACGCGCCGGGGAACGCCAACGGTAAAATCTCTCTATGGCAACCGCATGTCGATGTATACGGGGGATTTTATATTTGCACAATCACTTCAAGTTCTCACATCCATTCAGGATCATAGGTTTCATGCCATTCTCTCCAGTGCGATCCATCGCATGACCCTGGGAGAGATCGAACAGATTAAAGATCTCTATAATCTGGATCAGACTGTGCGCCATTATTTGCATCGCATACGTAGAAAAACAGCCTTTCTAATTGAGATGTCCTGTGTTCTTGGAGCCCATGCGACAAACGCGATTCCGGCGCATTGTAACGCGCTTAGACGCTTTGGTTATTTTGCTGGAATGGCATTTCAAATTACAGACGATCTGCTGGATCTGACCTCAACGAAGGAACGTCTTGGGAAGCCTGTCGGCAGTGATTTGCGACAAGGGAATGTGACGCTTCCTGTCCTTTTGGCGCTTCGCGAAAAAGAGACAGGTGCTGAACTGCGCAATCTCATAACACCGGACATGAGCGAACAAGCAGTAGAACATGCCGTCCACTTGATCAAGTCATCAAGCGGCCTGTCAAACGCACAGAAACTTGCCGATCGCTATCTCGTCAAAGCGAGTGAATCACTCGCCATGTTGCCGCCAACATCTGCGCGCTTGTCGCTTGCAGCGCTTGCTACCTATATCGGAAAGCGCGAGCATTAA
- a CDS encoding asparaginase has translation MTISLDHPFRPSLLSVEFRGDVIENIHYGHVAVCNAEGQLLYSCGIPSVQVYGRSALKIIQALPLLETGAADYFHMTDRELALCASSHSGLPSHQEGVRSILTRIGCEVPDLICGSVSPYSGKARDEMVRGGEPMTGICNECSGVHAGMLATAVYCKESTRGYEDIRHPVQKRVLDAIREVTATSEARIQVGNDGCGIPTYALPLERIACGFARMTRASMFQERRASAIQRMLDAYCLHPEMVTEEDSFTTRLIRAFDGDIIGKEGAKGIFALMHRPKGLGIAIKVADGTKESIPSVVLSVLSQIGCLENLPANLDRYRRTELKNSCNDVIGQIEPRIRLQAMPHSLRR, from the coding sequence ATGACCATTTCACTTGATCATCCATTTCGTCCTTCACTGCTCTCTGTCGAGTTTCGTGGAGATGTCATTGAAAATATCCACTATGGGCATGTCGCTGTCTGCAATGCAGAAGGTCAGTTGTTGTATTCTTGTGGAATTCCTTCCGTGCAAGTCTATGGCCGCTCAGCGTTAAAGATCATACAGGCGCTGCCACTTCTTGAAACGGGAGCGGCAGATTATTTTCATATGACTGATCGAGAACTCGCTTTATGTGCATCTTCACACAGTGGTCTTCCCTCTCATCAAGAAGGGGTTCGCTCCATACTGACTCGCATTGGATGTGAAGTTCCGGATCTCATTTGTGGGTCTGTATCACCCTACAGTGGAAAAGCGCGTGACGAGATGGTCAGAGGTGGTGAACCGATGACTGGAATCTGCAATGAGTGTTCTGGGGTTCACGCTGGGATGCTCGCGACGGCAGTCTATTGTAAAGAATCCACACGCGGGTATGAAGACATTCGTCATCCAGTGCAAAAACGAGTCTTAGATGCTATACGTGAAGTAACCGCAACATCTGAGGCGAGGATTCAAGTTGGCAATGACGGGTGTGGCATACCGACATACGCACTCCCGCTTGAAAGAATCGCCTGCGGGTTTGCGCGTATGACACGTGCCTCAATGTTCCAGGAAAGACGCGCCTCTGCCATCCAGCGTATGCTTGATGCGTATTGTCTTCATCCAGAAATGGTTACGGAAGAAGATTCATTCACGACTCGCCTGATACGCGCTTTTGACGGCGATATCATTGGGAAAGAAGGTGCCAAGGGAATTTTTGCGCTTATGCATCGCCCCAAGGGTTTGGGAATAGCCATAAAGGTTGCGGATGGAACTAAGGAGAGCATACCTTCCGTCGTGTTATCGGTACTGTCACAAATCGGTTGTCTAGAAAACCTCCCTGCAAACCTTGACCGCTATAGGCGTACAGAATTGAAAAATTCATGCAATGATGTCATCGGCCAAATTGAGCCGCGCATTCGCCTACAGGCCATGCCCCACTCATTGCGCAGATGA
- a CDS encoding CheR family methyltransferase translates to MGDYDSFVAKFYTATGIDLTQYRQSQMERRLTTLRDRRGYTNFTHYLEAALHDADLMAELMDRLTINVSSFYRNPERWQSFGALIAKNREQNGVLRAWSAACSTGQEPYTMAMVFSEFMTLSQMEILATDIDPHALRVGQLGIYHSDDLLTIPAPMRGRFIHTLDPSQGRFSDDVRARISFKLHNLLSDDFPNHLDVVVCRNVFIYFTDDAKEKLYYKFSESLRPGGILFVGSTEQIFHSETYGLTQIAPFFYTKIG, encoded by the coding sequence GTGGGTGATTACGATTCGTTTGTCGCAAAATTTTACACGGCAACGGGTATTGACCTAACCCAATACCGCCAGTCACAAATGGAGCGTCGTCTGACGACACTCAGGGATCGGCGCGGGTATACAAACTTTACCCACTATCTTGAGGCAGCCTTGCATGATGCCGATTTGATGGCTGAACTGATGGATCGACTCACGATCAACGTCTCTTCGTTTTACCGAAATCCTGAGCGATGGCAGTCATTTGGTGCGCTGATCGCAAAAAACAGGGAGCAAAATGGCGTCCTGCGCGCTTGGAGCGCGGCTTGCAGTACCGGGCAGGAACCCTACACGATGGCGATGGTTTTCAGTGAGTTCATGACGCTTTCACAAATGGAGATTTTGGCTACGGACATTGATCCACACGCACTGCGCGTAGGACAATTGGGAATTTATCACAGTGATGATTTGCTAACCATCCCCGCTCCTATGCGGGGACGGTTTATTCACACACTTGATCCGTCACAAGGGCGTTTTAGCGACGATGTCCGCGCCAGGATATCTTTTAAACTTCACAATTTACTGAGCGATGATTTTCCAAATCACTTGGATGTAGTCGTTTGCCGCAATGTCTTTATTTATTTTACCGACGATGCAAAGGAAAAATTGTATTACAAATTCTCCGAATCGCTGCGACCAGGCGGCATTCTGTTTGTAGGAAGTACAGAACAGATCTTTCACTCAGAAACGTATGGTTTGACACAGATAGCGCCCTTTTTTTATACAAAGATTGGGTAG
- a CDS encoding heptaprenyl diphosphate synthase component 1: MDNKISDHESSTLENRFGLLDLQRFVERVMSQAILKAESILPTLSKWQLLLGAIILSRTTLTRGARDRVLASMILMYHGLALHEKIDDTTTRQDKKGQLTVLGGDYLSSLFYKLLAEANRIDMIHRFSDAVSKINVAKASLYSALNEGSLTDDQYISDVKTMHGALLRALCNAFELDRSMEEFVEAAISATVYKAELFDERDIEPLSLAHVYLEQRATEEELKNIDRMVLGQMTKDKRITLLHAKYDTFTRIMQNFRDSMTALQHAANDVLGREDWDQIELVLDARIASIPASAAEQS, translated from the coding sequence ATGGACAACAAGATTTCGGACCACGAAAGCTCTACTTTAGAGAATCGCTTTGGCCTGCTCGACTTGCAACGCTTTGTGGAGCGTGTCATGTCGCAAGCGATATTAAAAGCAGAATCAATCCTACCGACGCTCTCCAAGTGGCAACTTCTTCTTGGAGCGATCATTTTGTCTAGGACAACCCTTACGCGCGGCGCGCGGGATCGCGTGCTTGCCTCCATGATCCTCATGTATCACGGGTTGGCCCTTCACGAAAAGATTGATGATACAACGACGCGACAAGACAAAAAAGGTCAATTGACTGTGCTTGGCGGCGATTATTTAAGCAGTCTGTTTTATAAACTGCTCGCCGAGGCTAATCGAATTGACATGATTCATCGTTTTTCTGATGCTGTCTCAAAAATCAATGTCGCCAAAGCGTCTCTCTACTCCGCGTTGAATGAGGGATCGCTTACGGATGATCAGTACATTTCTGATGTAAAAACCATGCATGGTGCCTTGTTGCGCGCTTTGTGCAATGCGTTTGAACTCGACCGCTCCATGGAAGAGTTCGTCGAAGCGGCGATTTCAGCAACGGTTTACAAAGCGGAGCTATTTGATGAGCGAGATATAGAGCCGCTCTCGCTTGCCCATGTTTATCTCGAACAGCGTGCCACAGAAGAGGAATTGAAAAACATTGACCGCATGGTTCTCGGTCAAATGACCAAAGATAAGCGCATCACGCTTCTTCACGCAAAATACGATACTTTTACAAGAATTATGCAAAATTTCAGAGATTCCATGACGGCTCTTCAACATGCTGCAAATGATGTATTGGGAAGGGAAGACTGGGATCAGATCGAACTTGTTCTTGACGCACGCATCGCTTCAATCCCCGCATCTGCAGCGGAGCAGAGTTAA